GACTTTTCATCCGACCGCTGTTGCCTGGATTCAAGGTGTAGGTGACCTCGATGTTGCCGGGAAGTCCGCCGGCATAGGTGGCTTCCAGCATCAGGGCGGGGATTGGAAGGCCGAAGGTCATCCACTGGTAGGAGAACCGGGCGGGATCGATGCCGGTGCCCGACCAGGCAAAGTGGATCTCCGACTGGTTCATGGGCTCAGAGAAGATGAAGCTGAGAGTCGTCCCAGGAACCTGGAGTTGCTCGGTTGTGGGGCCGGCGAGCAACTCGGGTTGGGCCTGGGCGGAGAACGGGAGCCAGCCGGCGAAGGCGACGAGGAGGCTCAGGAACGGCGTGTGGAATCGGGAAGACGTACGGATCCGTTGCACGGATCGAGAGGCGGCCATCGGGCATCGGATTTCAACCAAAATCGAATCGGGTCCGGCCGGCGGGTCCGGCTGATTCGTCTGGTTTTGGGCGGGTGCCGGCTCCGCCGCTACAGCCCGCCGCGGGGATGCGCCGGAGCGATGGAAAGGCGGGGTGTCGTGGCTGGTGCCGGAGAAAGGGATGCGCTAGGAGTGGGCCTCATGTTCCAGCGGTTGCGACGGGAGGTCAGGACGCTGCTCATTGAAGAGGAGCAGGGCGAGCAGCAGGGCAACGCGCCGTGGTGGCGGCAGGCGGTGCGGTTCTGGGTGATGGTGGGGCAGAGCTTCGTGGGCAACCGATGTCCGGTGCGGGCCACGGCGCTGGCCTACTCCTCGCTGCTGGCGTTCATCCCTCTTCTGGCGGTGGTGATCGGCATTTCGACCAGTTTGTTGAAGAACGATGAAGCCCGGATACGCGGCTGGATCGACGACGTGCTGGTCAACCTGGTGCCGCAGTTGATGAAGACCGAGGAGTTCGCCGATACGAAGGACACGGTGGTGTCGTACATTCTCAGCACCATCGACAACGTGCAGAGCGGGACGTTGGGGACCACGGGCATGATCGCGTTGCTGGTGTTGATCCTGTTCATGCTGTCGCGGGTGGAGGAGACGATGAACGACATCTGGGGGGTGTCGCAGGGGCGGTCCTGGTACGCGCGACTGGTGAACTACTGGGCGGCCATCAGCCTGGGACCGGTGCTGATATTCGCGGCGATCGGGTTTTCCACGTCGCTGCGGCTGGGTCCCATCCGGCCGGGGAATCCCGAGTTCACCTCGGCGTCGCTGCGGGATGCGGCGTCGCTGGCGGCGCAGTTGAAGGCGCCGGACGACGCGGTATCGGCGTATCTGCGGGGGAGGTTGTCCCGGGAGACGGCGGGGGTGTTGGAGGGATGGAGTGGGGAGGGGCGGCTTCCGGAGGCATTGCGGGCGCAACTGGTGGCGGAGTTGAATGCGGTGGTGGCGGGGGACTCGATTTTCGAGAGCAACCGGTTTGCCGGGGTTCGGTTGCGGCCGGGGACCGAGCGGGCGGTGGGCGAGGCGGGGGTGGCAGTGGCGGAGGGGATCCCGGTGGCGCGACGGAACCGGTTGTTGCTGGAGGATGCGTATCCGGCCCAGGTGGTGCGAATGGACCGGAACTGGATCGAGCGGTTGCCGGTGGTGGGCACGATCCTGATCGCGCTGGTGCCCATCCCGCTGTTGGGCGGGGCGTGCGCGTTGTTTTATGCGCTGATGCCGAACACCCGGGTGCAGTGGCGGGCGGCGTTGGTGGGCGGGTTGGTGGCGGGGGTGTTGTGGTATTTGAACAACGAGCTGGGGGTGCGTTTCGTGACCGAGGCAACCCGCAACCGGGCGATCTACAACAGCCTTGCCGCGGTGCCGGTGTTCATGGTGGGGCTCTATTTCTTCTGGATGCTGCTGCTTTTCGGGGCGCAGGTGGCCTACACCTTTCAGAACCGGCACAGCTACCTGGCGGCGCGGCGGGTGGACCGGGTCCACCAGGCGGGACGGGAATTTGTGGCGTTGCGGATTCTGATCGAGACGGCGCGGGATTTTGTGCGCGGCGCGCCGCCGCCCTCGCTGGGGGTTCTTGCCGAACGGCTCGAGGTTCCCGGTCAACTGGTGAGCCAGACCCTCGCTGTGCTGCGCAGGACGCGGTTGCTGGTGGAAGTGAACGGGGGCGAACCGGCGTATGTGCCGGGGCGCCCTTTGGAGACCATCCGGGTGGCCGACGTCCTGGAGGCGATGCGGCGGGGTCTGGGGAGCCAGTTTCCGACGAGGTCGGATGAGGGACGGAAGATCGCCGAGGGGGTGTTGGCGGACGTGACGGAAGCGGAACAGGAGGCCGGAGGCCGGACCCTGGCGGAGTTGGTGGAGGGAATCGGGGCGCGGCGGGGATCGGGCGGGGGACGGTTGGAGGGGGGGGCGTGAAGGGCGTGAATTTCGCGCCTATTGCGTGGACGTCGCGCGACCGGGAGTCCCCATGAGCAGCGCGCTCCGTGGAGGAGGACAACGGCAGGCGCCGAGCCGGAGGCGTTCAGGGGAGTGGAGCATGCATCGAGGGTTCGCCTTCTGACGCCTGCGCTTCCAAGGAGTTACGGTGGCGCATCTTCGGGGCGGGCGATGTCATCCCGGCGAAGAGGAAAAGCGGGTGGAAGGTCTGGCACGCGAACTGCGAGGGGGAAATCCGTTGACACCCGGAAGGGGGTCTCCTAAAAACCCCGCACCGCTTAACCATATTTGCCAATGAACTCACTCCGTCAGCGCGCCAAGCGCGCATTCACCCTGATCGAGCTTCTGGTCGTCATCGCCATCATCGCGATTCTGGCCAGCATGCTCCTCCCCGCGCTCGCCAAGGCGAAAGCCAAGGCCGTGCGGATCAAGTGCGTCAACAACCTCAAGCAGATCGGTCTGGCGTTCCGCGTGTTCGGCACCGACAACGGGGATCGCTACCCGATGCAGGTGTCCACCAACGAAGGTGGCTCGGCGGACTGGTTGCCCGTCGCTGCGACGGGGGGTGCTGAGTTCACTTGGCGTCACTTCTGGGTGATGTCCAACGAGCTGACCACGCCTCGTATTTTGATCAGCCCGGCCGACTCCGACCGGTACGACGCCACGAACTTCACGGACATGGCCGTGAACAACAAGGCAAAGACTCGGTCCATCAGCTATGGCGTGGGGATCAACGCCGACGAGACCCGGCCGCAGATGATTCTGTCCGCCACCCGCTCGATCACATGGGATGGCCAGACGCCGTTTGCGTACAACAGTGCCAAGTCGGTCCGCGGCAACATCCCGACGCTCAACGCGGCGCAACAGGGCAAGGTCAAGACCCTGCAGTGGGACGAGAAGGCGATGCACCAGAACGCGGGCAACGCGGCCCTGTCGGACGGCTCGGTGCAGCAGCTCACCTCCGCCCGTCTCCGCGAGACGATCCTGAACTCGGGCGACACCGACAACAACTACTCGCAGCCCGGCAAGAACGCGGCGCAGTAAGATTCGGTTTCGAGGAACGCTTACAGCAGTCCTACATCACCACCCAGAGAGCGCCCCGGACAGCCGGGGCGCTTTTTTTTGTCGCGGTGAGGATGATGAAAATAATAGGTCAGGCTCAAAGATGATGACGCGGGGCTTCATTCGAAAATGCGCATTTCAGGGACTCGTGGCGGACGGTAAACAAAAACAAACCTGACGATTTGTCGCCTTCTACCAGGAGGGATTGCGTGGGGGAGCCAAGGAACATCCTGCGGATCCCAGTGGATGTTCCAACGACGGCATGGAGGGGGGCCTCTTGATCTCAAATCCGATTCGCGGATTTCTTCTAATATCTTTATAGCGTACTACTTATAGTTTGAATATGCCTTCAGTGGCGGGGGGGGGCCTGCCGATAGCCAGAGTGGTGAAATGGCGGATCGCCCCGGCGGCGCCGCACCCGGGTGCGGCATTGGGAGGCTGGTGGCGATGGAGGTTCAACTTCGGGTCGGCCCCATTCAGGCGGCGGGTGGCTTCTTCTTCTGATATTGCGAAAGGACTGCGTATGAACTCCTCTGGCTGCGTTTCGGATCGGCAGGGTTTGTTGACGAGTGGGGCAGGTGGAAGCTCCGGGGGTGCGGCGTCCGGGTCGAAGCGGGGAGGGTTGGCGTGGGTCTGGGGACTGGTTGGGATCCTGGGCCTGGGGTGGACCGCAGGCGCGGCCGAGGTGGCGGGGACGATTGCGTCCGCGACCACATGGCGGGCCGCGGACGGGCCGATTGAGGTGACGGGTGCGCTGACGGTGGCGGAAGGGGCGGTGCTGACGGTGGAAGCGGGGACGACGGTGCGATTCCGGCAGTACACCATGCTGGTGGTGCGGGGGCGGTTGGAAGCGGTGGGCACGGAGGCCGAGCCGGTACGGTTCGAGGGGACGCAGGCGTTGGCTGGTTGGTGGCGGGGGATTCAACTGTGGGAGGGCGGGTCGGCGCTGTTGGAAGGATGCCGGGTGGCGCACTCGGGTTACTGGGACGGGGTGGGAGTCATGCAGGCGGGGAGTGGGGCGCTGACGTTGCGGCGGACGGTCGTGGAGGAGGTTGCGGGCGACGGACTGAGGCTGGGTGCGGGGTACGGGGCGCTGGTCTCGGGAGAGAACCTGTTCCGGAACAACGTGCGCGGGGTTCGATTGGGAACGGGGGCGTCGTGGGACGATGTCACGTCCACGTTTGCCGGGAACCAGGTGGATGTGCATGTGGACGGGGGCGGGTTGGACGGGGAGGTGGTGTGGGGACTGAACGCGGCGTACTCGCTGTATCTGGCGGGTGGCGTGACGGTGGGGGAGGGGGCGCGGTTGACGGTTCGGGCGGGGACGGTGGTGAAGTTCGGGCAGTACGGAGCGATGTGGGTGGATGGTCTCCTGGAGGCGCGGGGCACGGAGGAACGGCCCATCCGGATGACCGACTGGCGGGACGACACGGTGGGGGGGGATGCGAACGGGGATGGGAACGCCACGACGCCGGGGCCGGGTTGGTGGCGGGCGTTGTTTGTTCGGAACAACGGTTCCGCGGTCCTGACGCACGGGAGCCTGCGTTACGCGGGGTACTGGGACGGGGCGGGGCTGCACAAGAGCGGCGCGGGCACGCTGACCCTGGACCGGTGGGAAGTGGGGCAGGTGGGGGGGCACGGGATGCGGGTGGATGGGAGCACGGGGGCCACGGGCATTGGGAACACGACGTTCACGGGGAACACGCAGTCGGGTCTCCATGTGAAGGCCAGCGACGTGACGGCGGCGGGCTGCACATTTGCCGGCAACGGGCACTACGGGGTTCTTCAGGAGGCATCCGACGGGTTGGATAATGCGTTGCAGACCTTTGGGGAGAACGGGCTGGGGAGTGTGGGGGTGCAGGGGGGAACGATGGGGCGGGATGTGACCTGGGCACGGGGGGGAGGGGCGGGATTTGTCATTGCGGCGCTGGGGACGATCACGGTGCCGGAGGGGCGAACGTTGACAGTCCTCCCCGGGGTGGAGGTGCGGTTTGCGCCGTACACCGGGTTGCGGGTGG
The Verrucomicrobiia bacterium DNA segment above includes these coding regions:
- a CDS encoding YihY/virulence factor BrkB family protein; translated protein: MFQRLRREVRTLLIEEEQGEQQGNAPWWRQAVRFWVMVGQSFVGNRCPVRATALAYSSLLAFIPLLAVVIGISTSLLKNDEARIRGWIDDVLVNLVPQLMKTEEFADTKDTVVSYILSTIDNVQSGTLGTTGMIALLVLILFMLSRVEETMNDIWGVSQGRSWYARLVNYWAAISLGPVLIFAAIGFSTSLRLGPIRPGNPEFTSASLRDAASLAAQLKAPDDAVSAYLRGRLSRETAGVLEGWSGEGRLPEALRAQLVAELNAVVAGDSIFESNRFAGVRLRPGTERAVGEAGVAVAEGIPVARRNRLLLEDAYPAQVVRMDRNWIERLPVVGTILIALVPIPLLGGACALFYALMPNTRVQWRAALVGGLVAGVLWYLNNELGVRFVTEATRNRAIYNSLAAVPVFMVGLYFFWMLLLFGAQVAYTFQNRHSYLAARRVDRVHQAGREFVALRILIETARDFVRGAPPPSLGVLAERLEVPGQLVSQTLAVLRRTRLLVEVNGGEPAYVPGRPLETIRVADVLEAMRRGLGSQFPTRSDEGRKIAEGVLADVTEAEQEAGGRTLAELVEGIGARRGSGGGRLEGGA
- a CDS encoding type II secretion system protein — its product is MNSLRQRAKRAFTLIELLVVIAIIAILASMLLPALAKAKAKAVRIKCVNNLKQIGLAFRVFGTDNGDRYPMQVSTNEGGSADWLPVAATGGAEFTWRHFWVMSNELTTPRILISPADSDRYDATNFTDMAVNNKAKTRSISYGVGINADETRPQMILSATRSITWDGQTPFAYNSAKSVRGNIPTLNAAQQGKVKTLQWDEKAMHQNAGNAALSDGSVQQLTSARLRETILNSGDTDNNYSQPGKNAAQ